Proteins encoded within one genomic window of Episyrphus balteatus chromosome 1, idEpiBalt1.1, whole genome shotgun sequence:
- the LOC129909317 gene encoding uncharacterized protein LOC129909317 produces MSLKVDPNAPESDDKLDEIIQQIKANHMVVGNMPNFIPGSNFSTYEVRLKMFFKINRISTEDQVGMLLTLVSDEVLEKLMQLVPSNAKPEEMSLDDLLECLRKHYSPGNVIAERFKFYNLKQTHGEKISDFVVRLKFSSQRCEFPNVILDEMLRDIFIVGLTNNGWQQKLIDIGKTLKFDDAVNKSLNFELTESETRAINTSASINQFHHWQKMNNESPNYSRYRQNSRKPIVSQQRSHSKGRKSTNSSKEECQRCDRSHHKSKCPAVNWTCYRCKKRGHIVSKCRAKKVVYFVDDAGAESSDGGSSEANTNVDLNKINAPLFLDVMIADKSIKMEVDCGACTSVISHEGMKSIFLG; encoded by the coding sequence ATGTCGTTGAAAGTGGATCCAAATGCCCCCGAATCCGACGACAAGCTGGATGAAATTATACAGCAGATCAAGGCAAACCACATGGTGGTGGGAAATATGCCGAACTTTATACCAGGAAGCAATTTTAGCACGTACGAGGTTCGtctcaaaatgttttttaagatCAACAGAATTTCGACTGAGGATCAAGTAGGAATGCTGCTGACGTTGGTGAGTGACGAAGTACTGGAAAAACTCATGCAGCTGGTTCCATCTAATGCAAAACCTGAGGAGATGTCACTCGATGATCTTTTGGAGTGCTTACGAAAACATTACTCTCCAGGTAACGTCATAGCAGAGCGTTTCAAATTTTATAACCTCAAACAAACACATGGAGAAAAAATATCCGATTTCGTAGTGAGGTTAAAATTTTCCTCTCAAAGGTGTGAATTTCCCAATGTGATCTTGGACGAAATGCTTCGCGATATTTTCATTGTCGGTTTGACAAATAATGGGTGGCAACAGAAATTGATTGATATAGGAAAGACGCTTAAATTTGACGATGCGGTCAATAAGTCTCTCAATTTCGAACTGACAGAATCAGAAACGCGAGCAATAAATACCTCAGCATCAATAAATCAGTTCCACCACTGGCAGAAGATGAACAACGAAAGCCCCAATTACAGTCGATATCGTCAAAACAGTCGCAAGCCAATTGTCAGTCAGCAAAGATCGCACTCAAAAGGTCGCAAGTCTACAAATTCATCGAAAGAAGAGTGTCAGAGGTGCGATCGAAGTCACCACAAAAGTAAATGTCCCGCAGTTAACTGGACATGTTATCGTTGTAAAAAACGTGGCCACATTGTGTCCAAATGTCGAGCTAAAAAAGTCGTCTACTTTGTCGATGATGCTGGAGCAGAGTCGTCTGATGGAGGAAGTTCAGAAGCTAATACGAACGTCGATctcaacaaaataaatgctCCTTTATTTCTTGATGTCATGATTGCGGATAAGTCTATAAAAATGGAAGTCGATTGCGGTGCATGTACGAGTGTCATCAGTCACGAGGGTATGAAAAGTATTTTTCTAGGTTAA